A window of the Thermoleophilia bacterium SCSIO 60948 genome harbors these coding sequences:
- a CDS encoding aldo/keto reductase, with protein sequence MTDQGTQDRPALASGTFSIGGELEVHRLGYGAMQITGDGIWGEPADRDEAIRVLRRAVELGVDFIDTADSYGPFVSEDLIREALHPYDGVTIATKGGLTRTGPGEWHPVGRPEYLRQCIEMSLRRLGLDAIPLYQLHRIDTNVPAEEQFGVLKDAQDAGKIERIGLSEVSVEQIREAGEMITVDTVQNRFNLIDRASEDVLEHCEGEGIGFIPWFPIATGELAGDGGPLDEISKDHGASPSQLALAWLLRRSPVMLPIPGTSSVEHLTDNVGAATIELTDEEFERIDAAGRDADG encoded by the coding sequence ATGACAGATCAGGGCACCCAGGACCGGCCGGCTCTCGCGAGCGGAACCTTCTCGATCGGCGGCGAGCTCGAGGTCCATCGCCTCGGCTACGGCGCGATGCAGATAACGGGCGACGGGATCTGGGGCGAGCCGGCCGACCGCGACGAGGCGATTCGCGTGCTCCGGCGAGCGGTCGAGCTCGGGGTCGACTTCATCGACACAGCGGACTCCTACGGCCCGTTCGTCTCCGAGGATCTGATCCGCGAGGCGCTGCATCCCTACGACGGCGTCACGATCGCGACGAAGGGTGGTCTCACCCGGACCGGGCCCGGCGAATGGCATCCGGTCGGGCGCCCCGAGTACCTGCGCCAGTGCATCGAGATGAGCCTGCGCCGCCTCGGCCTCGACGCGATCCCGCTCTACCAGCTCCACCGCATCGACACGAACGTGCCGGCCGAGGAGCAGTTCGGCGTCCTCAAGGACGCCCAGGATGCCGGCAAGATCGAGCGCATCGGCCTCTCCGAGGTCTCCGTCGAGCAGATCCGAGAGGCGGGGGAGATGATCACGGTCGACACGGTCCAGAACCGCTTCAACCTGATCGACCGTGCCTCCGAGGACGTCCTCGAGCATTGCGAGGGCGAGGGCATCGGCTTCATCCCGTGGTTCCCGATCGCCACCGGCGAGCTGGCCGGCGACGGCGGGCCGCTGGACGAGATCTCGAAGGACCACGGCGCCTCGCCCTCGCAGCTCGCGCTCGCCTGGCTGCTGCGGCGCTCGCCGGTGATGCTGCCGATCCCCGGCACCTCCTCGGTCGAGCACCTCACCGACAACGTCGGGGCGGCGACGATCGAGCTGACGGACGAGGAGTTCGAGCGGATCGACGCGGCAGGGCGCGACGCCGACGGCTGA
- a CDS encoding helix-turn-helix transcriptional regulator, whose protein sequence is MRQILDEDGFESLTMAEVAARSGISRRALYLHFASRADLVAALAGEMRADRSIDESLEAAFAAPTADAAVDAWANHVAIHGRRMLPVDRAIAFVSVGDPVAQDRLEAEQARRLESCRRLAARLADLGALSPEWTEASAADLIYALSGPEAVERLMVERGWSEDAFAERHARTLRGALLAGAADRATPVTS, encoded by the coding sequence GTGAGACAGATCCTCGACGAGGACGGGTTCGAGTCGCTGACGATGGCGGAGGTCGCCGCTCGCAGCGGGATCTCACGTCGCGCCCTCTACCTCCACTTCGCCTCGCGAGCCGACCTCGTCGCGGCTCTCGCCGGGGAGATGCGGGCGGACAGGTCGATCGACGAGTCCCTCGAAGCAGCCTTCGCGGCACCGACCGCCGATGCCGCGGTCGACGCGTGGGCCAATCACGTCGCGATACACGGGCGCCGGATGCTGCCGGTCGACCGCGCGATCGCGTTCGTCTCGGTCGGCGATCCGGTCGCGCAGGACCGCCTCGAGGCCGAGCAGGCACGGCGCCTCGAGTCCTGCCGGCGCCTGGCAGCTCGCCTGGCCGACCTCGGCGCCCTGAGCCCCGAATGGACCGAGGCGTCAGCCGCCGACCTCATCTATGCGCTGTCTGGACCGGAGGCGGTCGAGCGCCTGATGGTCGAGCGCGGCTGGTCGGAGGACGCGTTCGCCGAGCGCCACGCGCGCACGCTTCGTGGCGCACTGCTCGCCGGCGCCGCGGACCGGGCGACGCCGGTCACCAGCTAG
- a CDS encoding aminopeptidase, with the protein MSGDDLQRAVDAVIRECLGVREGENVLVVANQPTIGLGERMRLSAGQAGADAVLALMRERPSHGAEPPPTVAAAMASADVVLAPTVQSLSHTAARREATERGARIATLPHVTEPMLARLMSADMEGLRRNGGAIAEILSAGSEARITADNGTDLTLGLEGRSGIPDAGGLTAPGAFGNLPCGEGFIAPLEGTASGRLVADGTIGSLGWPSEPAVFEIEAGSVVGATGPEGERLLEMLRGAGEGGTNVAELGIGTNERAEVSGNLLEDEKILGTCHVAFGASAAIGGTVQVPIHEDVVVMRPVVSVDGREILRDGRLLV; encoded by the coding sequence ATGTCCGGCGATGACCTCCAGCGAGCCGTCGATGCGGTGATCCGCGAGTGCCTCGGCGTGCGCGAGGGCGAGAACGTCCTCGTCGTCGCCAACCAGCCGACGATCGGGCTCGGCGAGCGCATGCGCCTGAGCGCCGGTCAGGCGGGCGCCGACGCGGTTCTCGCGCTGATGCGAGAGCGCCCGTCGCACGGCGCCGAGCCGCCGCCGACCGTCGCCGCCGCGATGGCGAGCGCCGACGTCGTCCTGGCGCCGACCGTCCAGTCGCTCTCCCACACGGCGGCGCGACGCGAGGCGACCGAGCGCGGCGCTCGTATCGCGACGCTCCCGCACGTCACCGAGCCGATGCTCGCTCGCCTGATGAGCGCCGACATGGAGGGGCTGCGCCGGAACGGCGGCGCGATCGCCGAGATCCTGAGCGCCGGATCAGAGGCCCGGATCACCGCCGACAACGGCACCGATCTGACGCTCGGGCTCGAGGGCAGAAGCGGAATCCCCGACGCGGGCGGCCTCACGGCGCCGGGCGCGTTCGGGAACCTGCCGTGCGGCGAGGGGTTCATCGCGCCGCTCGAGGGAACCGCCTCGGGCCGTCTCGTCGCCGACGGCACGATCGGCAGCCTCGGCTGGCCGAGCGAGCCCGCCGTCTTCGAGATCGAGGCCGGGAGCGTCGTCGGAGCTACGGGGCCCGAGGGCGAGCGGCTGCTCGAGATGCTCCGTGGGGCGGGTGAGGGAGGTACCAACGTCGCCGAGCTGGGGATCGGCACGAACGAGCGCGCCGAGGTCAGCGGCAACCTGCTCGAGGACGAGAAGATCCTCGGCACCTGTCACGTCGCCTTCGGCGCCTCGGCCGCGATCGGCGGCACGGTTCAGGTTCCGATCCACGAGGACGTCGTCGTCATGCGACCCGTCGTGTCCGTCGACGGCCGCGAGATCCTCCGCGACGGCCGACTGCTCGTCTGA
- a CDS encoding MBL fold metallo-hydrolase, translated as MEARGITVGPVAENCWLVRRDGAESGVVIDPGEEADRLLAQIGSMGMTVDAILLTHTHFDHVGAVAAIARATGAEVWCPRIELPVLADINAYVPYPGFGPFESYEAEHALDGGERLELGGMEIDVIFTPGHSPGHVSFSIPDERALFSGDVLFQGSVGRVDLPGGDWPTLFASIKGLVESLPEETSVHPGHMGQTTLGAERRTNPFLAELATP; from the coding sequence GTGGAGGCGCGCGGGATCACCGTCGGCCCGGTCGCCGAGAACTGCTGGCTCGTGCGCCGCGACGGGGCCGAGTCCGGCGTCGTCATCGACCCTGGTGAGGAGGCCGATCGCCTGCTCGCGCAGATCGGGTCGATGGGGATGACGGTCGACGCGATCCTGCTCACGCACACCCACTTCGACCACGTCGGAGCCGTCGCCGCGATCGCGCGCGCGACGGGCGCCGAGGTCTGGTGCCCGCGGATCGAGCTGCCCGTACTCGCCGACATCAACGCCTACGTGCCGTACCCCGGGTTCGGCCCGTTCGAGAGCTACGAGGCCGAGCACGCGCTCGACGGCGGCGAGCGGCTCGAGCTCGGCGGCATGGAGATCGACGTCATCTTCACGCCCGGCCACAGCCCGGGCCACGTCTCGTTCTCGATCCCCGACGAGCGCGCGCTGTTCTCCGGCGATGTCCTGTTCCAGGGGTCGGTCGGCCGCGTCGACCTCCCCGGCGGCGACTGGCCGACGCTGTTCGCCAGCATCAAGGGACTCGTCGAGTCGCTTCCGGAGGAGACGAGCGTGCATCCCGGCCACATGGGTCAGACGACGCTCGGCGCCGAGCGGCGGACGAATCCCTTCCTGGCCGAGCTCGCGACTCCCTGA
- a CDS encoding TetR family transcriptional regulator produces the protein MTGAEGLRERKKQATRERIVHVGMELFAERGFDGTTVADIAAAADISPRTFFAYFPSKESLVFCDADEKLEIVRGWLRDRPAGANVIDAIRDGAMAMLSGMDEAEHAAERERKNLVAATPSLQAHADHVRSGFAAVIAEGVADQFGESPDDVRPRLVGATTLTAISLVDDAFHAGLDSDDPAAEATELITTALDFLRGGLEALEAADSSARR, from the coding sequence ATGACGGGTGCCGAGGGGCTGAGAGAGCGAAAGAAGCAGGCGACCCGCGAGCGGATCGTCCACGTCGGCATGGAGCTCTTCGCCGAACGCGGCTTCGACGGGACGACGGTCGCGGACATCGCGGCGGCGGCCGACATCTCGCCGAGGACGTTTTTCGCCTACTTCCCGAGCAAGGAGAGCCTCGTCTTCTGCGACGCGGACGAGAAGCTCGAGATCGTCCGCGGCTGGCTGCGCGACAGGCCCGCAGGGGCAAACGTCATCGACGCGATCCGTGACGGCGCGATGGCGATGCTGAGCGGGATGGACGAGGCCGAGCACGCCGCCGAGCGCGAGCGGAAGAACCTCGTGGCGGCGACCCCGTCGCTACAGGCGCACGCCGACCACGTCCGCTCCGGCTTCGCCGCCGTGATCGCCGAAGGCGTCGCCGATCAGTTCGGCGAGTCCCCGGACGACGTCCGCCCGCGACTCGTGGGCGCCACCACGCTGACCGCGATCAGCCTCGTCGACGACGCCTTCCACGCCGGGCTGGACTCGGACGATCCGGCGGCCGAGGCGACCGAGCTGATCACGACGGCGCTCGACTTCCTGCGCGGTGGCCTCGAGGCGCTCGAAGCCGCCGACAGCTCCGCCCGGCGCTAG
- a CDS encoding MMPL family transporter: MTSLLDRIARAAAGRWKRSLAIVAVIVVALGTLAGTVGGEFADEFSVPDTDSQAALDLLQDRFPEAANEGATIVFSTEQGGLEDPAIEERIQASLAEVAADPDVAAVTGPYGPVLSPEQAEEAEAQAAEAPAAGGRSGSGAGGGGGQAESASQISPDGAIGFAAIQTTGEAFELDLDRAEAILAQAESAEGEGLEVSARGPLVDLTQQQTAPVGELIGIAVAVIVLTLVFRSVAAMVLTLVSAIIALAVGMILLTIGASLTTVPSIAPTLATMLGLGAGIDYALLIVGRYREHLAAGEPVADSAAAANRTAGTSVVAAGAIVAVAIAGLLATGIPFVGRMGLASAVVVACVAVGAITLLPVLMGAFAKRLRPKDPSSLRPSARFARWGERLTGHPWIATLAGTTVLVVLALPFTDLRLGQPDDGNDPAGSESRVAYDQLAAGFGPGTNGPLVVAVSLSGDPAADEQALGALGAGIEQLDTVAAASPPTPNPDGDAAVISVTPTTSPQSAGTSDLVSQLRDDVIPPATEGTGVEAYVGGQTATFEDLSSKISDRLPVFVAIVVGLSILLLMAVFRSLWVPLVSAVFNLLSIGAAYGIVVAVFQWGWGLSLFGADESVPIVSFIPLFMFAVLFGLSMDYNVFLQSRIREEYLHGNGARESIVRGLARVARIILAAGAIMTAVFLGFVTDDDIIVKMIGFGLAVAILIDVLIVRMVVAPAVMALLGDRAWGLPRWLDRLLPNIALEVDEELPATAPQPAASDRDRHENGSDRDADPARRRVGA, encoded by the coding sequence TTGACCTCCCTCCTCGACCGGATCGCGCGCGCCGCGGCGGGCCGCTGGAAGCGCTCGCTCGCGATCGTCGCCGTGATCGTCGTCGCGCTCGGCACGCTCGCGGGCACCGTCGGCGGCGAGTTCGCCGACGAGTTCTCGGTCCCTGACACGGACTCCCAGGCCGCCCTCGACCTGCTTCAGGACCGCTTCCCGGAGGCGGCGAACGAGGGCGCGACGATCGTCTTCTCGACCGAGCAGGGCGGGCTCGAGGACCCGGCGATCGAGGAGCGGATCCAGGCGAGCCTCGCCGAGGTGGCCGCCGACCCGGACGTCGCGGCTGTCACCGGGCCCTACGGACCGGTGCTGTCGCCTGAACAGGCCGAGGAGGCCGAGGCACAGGCCGCCGAAGCACCGGCGGCCGGCGGCCGGTCCGGGTCGGGCGCCGGCGGCGGCGGCGGGCAGGCCGAGTCGGCCTCGCAGATATCCCCCGACGGCGCGATCGGGTTCGCCGCGATCCAGACGACCGGCGAGGCGTTCGAGCTCGACCTCGACCGCGCCGAGGCGATCCTGGCGCAGGCGGAGTCGGCCGAGGGCGAGGGCCTCGAGGTCTCCGCGCGCGGCCCGCTCGTAGATCTGACCCAGCAGCAGACCGCGCCCGTCGGCGAGCTGATCGGGATCGCCGTCGCGGTGATCGTCCTGACGCTCGTCTTCCGCTCGGTCGCGGCGATGGTCCTGACGCTCGTCAGCGCGATCATCGCGCTGGCCGTCGGGATGATCCTGCTGACGATCGGCGCGTCGCTCACGACCGTTCCCTCGATCGCGCCGACCCTCGCGACGATGCTCGGCCTCGGTGCCGGGATCGACTACGCGTTGCTGATCGTCGGGCGCTACCGCGAGCACCTGGCGGCCGGTGAGCCCGTGGCGGACTCGGCGGCAGCCGCGAACCGCACGGCGGGGACGTCGGTCGTCGCCGCCGGCGCGATCGTCGCGGTCGCGATCGCGGGACTGCTCGCCACGGGCATCCCGTTCGTCGGGCGGATGGGGCTGGCGAGCGCCGTGGTGGTCGCGTGCGTGGCCGTCGGCGCGATCACCCTGCTCCCCGTCCTGATGGGCGCGTTCGCCAAACGACTGCGCCCGAAGGACCCGAGCAGCCTGCGGCCGTCAGCCCGGTTCGCCCGCTGGGGCGAGCGGCTGACCGGCCACCCGTGGATCGCGACCCTCGCCGGCACCACGGTCCTGGTCGTGCTCGCGCTGCCGTTCACCGACCTGCGCCTCGGCCAGCCCGACGACGGCAACGACCCGGCGGGCAGCGAATCGCGCGTGGCCTACGACCAGCTCGCGGCGGGCTTCGGACCGGGCACGAACGGTCCCCTCGTCGTCGCCGTCTCGCTGAGCGGCGACCCTGCCGCCGACGAGCAGGCGCTCGGCGCCCTCGGCGCGGGCATCGAGCAGCTCGACACGGTCGCCGCGGCCTCACCGCCCACCCCGAACCCCGACGGCGACGCAGCGGTGATCTCCGTCACCCCGACAACCTCACCGCAATCGGCCGGGACCTCCGACCTGGTCTCGCAGCTGCGAGACGACGTCATCCCGCCGGCCACCGAGGGCACCGGCGTCGAGGCCTACGTCGGCGGCCAGACAGCGACGTTCGAGGACCTCTCCTCGAAGATCTCCGACCGCCTGCCGGTGTTCGTGGCGATCGTGGTCGGGCTCTCGATCCTCTTGCTGATGGCGGTCTTCCGCTCGCTCTGGGTCCCGCTCGTCTCCGCCGTCTTCAACCTGCTCTCGATCGGCGCCGCCTACGGCATCGTCGTCGCGGTCTTCCAGTGGGGCTGGGGGCTCTCGCTGTTCGGAGCCGACGAGTCGGTACCGATCGTCTCGTTCATCCCGCTGTTCATGTTCGCCGTGCTCTTCGGACTGTCGATGGACTACAACGTCTTCCTGCAGTCGCGGATCCGTGAGGAGTACCTCCACGGCAACGGCGCCCGGGAGAGCATCGTCCGCGGCCTCGCGCGGGTCGCCAGGATCATCCTCGCCGCGGGCGCGATCATGACCGCCGTCTTCCTCGGCTTCGTCACCGACGACGACATCATCGTGAAGATGATCGGGTTCGGGCTCGCCGTCGCGATCCTGATCGACGTCCTGATCGTACGGATGGTCGTCGCGCCGGCGGTGATGGCACTGCTCGGCGACCGCGCATGGGGGCTCCCCCGCTGGCTCGACCGGCTGCTGCCGAACATCGCGCTCGAGGTCGACGAGGAGCTGCCGGCCACCGCACCCCAGCCCGCCGCATCCGACCGCGACCGGCACGAGAACGGCTCGGACCGGGACGCCGACCCGGCGCGGCGCCGGGTCGGCGCCTAA
- a CDS encoding low temperature requirement protein A — protein sequence MSSDAQRSRFGPVMRSDGNVSPLELFFDLVFVLALTQCTALMADDPTWHGLAQGMLVLGVMWWAWVGYSWLTSVVDPEEGAVRVALLAAMAGLLIVSLCIPRAFDELGLLFAGAYFVVRAAQVVLLYIAGREHDDMRRSVIYGIGISTLIGTGLLVGAAFTDGVLQGALWALALTLDMAGPALSGVEGWRLVPGHFAERHGLIVIIALGESIVAIGVGASYGVDAGVVAAGVLGVAVAGALWWLYFDVVALVAERRLASAKPGREQNSIARDSFSFLHLPMIAGIILMALGFKKSLEHTDDPLKLIPAVALCGGIAIYLLAHVAFRWRNVHRLSAQRVIAAVAFLALIPVVHAIPALVSLAITAALLAALIVYETLRFAELRDRLRHGSPHHAG from the coding sequence ATGAGCAGCGACGCGCAGCGCTCCCGGTTCGGCCCCGTGATGCGCTCCGACGGCAACGTCAGCCCGCTCGAGCTCTTCTTCGACCTCGTCTTCGTCCTCGCGCTCACGCAGTGCACGGCGCTGATGGCCGACGACCCCACCTGGCACGGACTCGCCCAGGGCATGCTCGTGCTCGGCGTCATGTGGTGGGCCTGGGTCGGCTACTCGTGGCTGACGAGTGTCGTCGACCCCGAGGAGGGCGCGGTACGGGTCGCGCTGCTCGCCGCGATGGCGGGGCTGCTGATCGTCTCGCTCTGTATCCCGCGGGCGTTCGACGAGCTCGGGCTCCTCTTCGCCGGCGCCTATTTCGTCGTCCGCGCGGCGCAGGTCGTGCTGCTCTACATCGCCGGTCGCGAACACGACGACATGCGCCGCTCGGTCATCTACGGCATCGGGATCTCGACGCTCATCGGGACGGGTCTCCTCGTCGGCGCCGCGTTCACCGACGGAGTGCTGCAGGGCGCGCTCTGGGCGCTGGCCCTGACGCTCGACATGGCCGGCCCGGCGCTATCGGGGGTCGAGGGCTGGCGACTCGTTCCCGGCCACTTCGCCGAGCGCCACGGCCTGATCGTGATCATCGCCCTCGGCGAGTCGATCGTGGCGATCGGCGTCGGTGCGTCCTACGGCGTCGACGCCGGGGTGGTCGCGGCCGGCGTGCTCGGCGTCGCGGTCGCCGGAGCCCTGTGGTGGCTCTACTTCGACGTCGTCGCTCTCGTCGCCGAGCGCCGCCTGGCGAGCGCCAAGCCGGGGCGTGAGCAGAACTCGATCGCCCGCGACTCGTTCTCCTTCCTCCATCTCCCGATGATCGCCGGGATCATCCTGATGGCACTCGGCTTCAAGAAGTCGCTCGAGCACACCGACGACCCGCTCAAGCTGATCCCCGCCGTGGCGCTCTGCGGCGGCATCGCGATCTACCTGCTGGCCCACGTCGCCTTCCGGTGGCGGAACGTCCACCGCCTCAGCGCCCAGCGGGTGATCGCCGCCGTCGCCTTCCTCGCGCTGATCCCCGTCGTCCACGCGATCCCCGCTCTGGTGAGCCTCGCGATCACAGCCGCGCTGCTCGCGGCGCTGATCGTCTACGAGACGCTGCGCTTCGCCGAGCTGCGAGACCGGTTGCGCCATGGTTCGCCGCACCACGCCGGCTGA